The genomic segment GCTCCGAGACTCCTATCATGAATTCAAAACGAATATGCAGCGGTTCATAAGGAATGAGAGGGCGGTGAGGTTTTCCTGATGGCTGGAACATATACAACGAATGCAGGTGACATGTGGGACTGGATCGCGTATAAAACGATGGGCAGCGAGTACTTCATGCCACAGTTAATTGAAGCCAATCTAAAGCATCGAGAGACGGTAGTCTTTTCATCCGGAATCGTCCTGGTTGTTCCAGACAATGACGATGGCATGGCGCAGGACACATCAAATCTGCCTCCTTGGAAGAGGGAGTGACGACGAATGGCACAGCCAAGACGAGTCAAATTTGAACTACTCTATGACAACAAGAACATTTCGAATGATCTGCAGCCGTACCTCATCTCGTTTGAGTACACCGACAATCTCTCTGGCACGGCGGATACCATATCTATCAACCTAGCAGACCGGGAACGCCTGTGGTGGGCAGCGTGGATGCCAGAATTGTATGCAAGCATAAAGGCAAAAATCATTCGTGAAAACTGGATCGATGACGGGAAAACGGATGCTCTAAATTGCGGGTATTTCGAAATCAACGAGATCAACCTAACAAGTCCACCCAATGCCGTCAGTATCCAAGGCGTGTCTGTGCCAGATTCGTCAACGATCCGGGCACAACGA from the Brevibacillus brevis genome contains:
- a CDS encoding tail protein X, which translates into the protein MAGTYTTNAGDMWDWIAYKTMGSEYFMPQLIEANLKHRETVVFSSGIVLVVPDNDDGMAQDTSNLPPWKRE